Proteins from one Geobacter sp. genomic window:
- a CDS encoding 50S ribosomal protein L10: MKKENKQQVVAEMHDKLQRAKAVFLADFRGLNVGKVSELRNELRKAEVEYKVVKNTLLELAIRETDKQALSEHFAGPTAVALSYTDPVAAAKVLSRFDKDQLVPFKLKGGVLSGKAITPADIQALADLPSREVLLAKMLGSMNAPVTNFVCVLAAVPGSFVRALDAIRAKKEGN, translated from the coding sequence TTGAAAAAAGAGAATAAACAGCAAGTGGTCGCTGAGATGCATGATAAGCTCCAGCGGGCCAAGGCGGTGTTTCTCGCGGACTTTCGCGGTCTGAATGTCGGGAAGGTCTCCGAACTCAGGAATGAACTCCGCAAGGCTGAGGTAGAATACAAGGTCGTCAAGAATACCCTGCTGGAACTCGCTATTCGCGAGACCGACAAGCAGGCTCTGAGCGAACACTTTGCAGGCCCGACCGCGGTAGCACTGAGCTACACCGACCCCGTCGCCGCAGCAAAGGTTCTGTCGCGCTTCGATAAGGATCAACTGGTCCCCTTCAAGCTCAAGGGCGGCGTCCTGTCCGGTAAGGCGATTACCCCTGCCGATATTCAGGCCCTGGCAGACCTGCCGAGCAGAGAAGTCCTGCTCGCCAAGATGCTCGGTTCCATGAATGCACCGGTCACGAACTTCGTCTGTGTTCTGGCTGCAGTTCCGGGCAGCTTTGTCCGTGCACTCGATGCCATCCGGGCAAAAAAAGAAGGCAATTAA
- the secE gene encoding preprotein translocase subunit SecE: MLAKTKNFLEEVKIELGKVTWPARKETIATTWVVVVIIVLISLYLGACDVVLAKLMRLILA, translated from the coding sequence GTGCTGGCAAAGACCAAAAATTTTCTCGAAGAAGTAAAGATCGAGCTGGGCAAGGTAACGTGGCCCGCCCGCAAGGAAACCATTGCCACTACCTGGGTGGTTGTGGTCATCATTGTTTTGATCTCCCTGTACCTTGGTGCCTGCGACGTAGTGCTTGCCAAGCTTATGCGCCTGATTCTGGCATAA
- a CDS encoding 50S ribosomal protein L1, whose amino-acid sequence MPTTAKKHTAAMAKVDRTRNYPLKEGVELVKASAYAKFDETVDIAVRLGVDPRHADQMVRGAVVLPNGLGKDVRVLVFAKGEKEKEARDAGADYVGAEDLVAKIQEGWFDFDTAIATPDMMGVVGKIGKLLGPRGLMPNPKVGTVTFDVGRAVKESKSGKVEFRVEKAGIIHAPVGKASFEGTKLEENILALVDALMKAKPSAAKGTYVKKICLSTTMGPGVRLDAADVAASL is encoded by the coding sequence ATGCCTACGACAGCAAAAAAACATACAGCGGCCATGGCCAAGGTCGACCGGACCAGGAACTATCCCCTTAAGGAGGGGGTGGAACTTGTCAAGGCGTCTGCGTATGCCAAGTTCGACGAGACGGTTGATATCGCGGTAAGGCTCGGGGTCGACCCGCGGCATGCCGACCAGATGGTTCGCGGTGCCGTTGTCCTGCCCAACGGGCTCGGCAAGGACGTCCGCGTCCTGGTATTCGCCAAGGGTGAGAAGGAAAAAGAGGCCCGCGATGCGGGTGCCGACTATGTCGGTGCCGAGGATCTGGTCGCCAAGATCCAGGAAGGCTGGTTCGATTTCGACACCGCCATTGCTACTCCCGACATGATGGGCGTTGTCGGCAAGATCGGCAAGCTGCTCGGTCCCCGTGGCCTCATGCCCAACCCGAAGGTGGGAACGGTTACCTTCGATGTGGGGAGAGCGGTCAAGGAATCCAAGTCGGGCAAGGTTGAATTCCGCGTCGAAAAGGCCGGGATCATCCACGCACCTGTGGGCAAGGCCTCCTTCGAGGGGACCAAGTTGGAAGAGAACATCCTGGCCCTGGTGGATGCGCTGATGAAGGCCAAGCCTTCGGCAGCCAAGGGCACCTACGTGAAAAAGATCTGCCTCTCGACCACCATGGGTCCCGGCGTGCGTCTCGACGCAGCCGACGTGGCGGCCAGTTTATAA
- the rplL gene encoding 50S ribosomal protein L7/L12, with protein MAITKEEVIQFIESMSVLELAEMVKELEEKFGVSAAAPVAVAAAAAPAAAEAAEEKTEFDVILKAAGANKINVIKVVRALTSLGLKEAKDLVDGAPQPVKSAVSKDEAEEARKQLAEAGAEVEVK; from the coding sequence ATGGCTATTACCAAAGAAGAAGTCATCCAGTTTATCGAAAGCATGTCGGTTCTCGAACTGGCCGAGATGGTCAAGGAACTCGAAGAGAAATTCGGCGTTTCCGCTGCCGCTCCGGTCGCCGTGGCAGCAGCTGCCGCTCCTGCCGCTGCCGAGGCCGCTGAAGAGAAGACCGAATTCGATGTTATCCTCAAGGCTGCCGGTGCCAACAAGATCAACGTCATCAAGGTCGTCCGAGCCCTTACCAGCCTGGGTCTCAAGGAAGCCAAAGACCTCGTTGACGGCGCTCCGCAGCCGGTCAAGTCCGCTGTGTCCAAGGACGAGGCCGAGGAAGCCAGGAAGCAGCTGGCCGAGGCCGGTGCAGAAGTGGAAGTTAAATAG
- the rpmG gene encoding 50S ribosomal protein L33 — translation MRDIITLACTECKQRNYTTTKNKKTTPEKLELSKYCRFCRKHTPHKETK, via the coding sequence GAGAGATATCATTACGCTTGCCTGTACCGAGTGCAAGCAGAGAAACTACACGACGACCAAGAACAAGAAAACCACTCCCGAGAAGCTGGAGTTGAGCAAATACTGCCGCTTCTGCCGCAAGCACACTCCTCATAAGGAAACCAAGTAG
- the nusG gene encoding transcription termination/antitermination protein NusG, which translates to MALKWYGVHTYSGFENRVKLSLQERIKNLGLDEQFGDILIPSETVVELKKGEKRTSTRKFFPGYILVNMILNDETWHVVKETARVTGFVGGNNPVVIPEEEVQKITRRMEEGAEKPRPKVEFEVGETVRVVDGPFLNFSGVVEDVKPDKAKLRVMVSIFGRATPVELEFMQVEKQ; encoded by the coding sequence ATGGCACTTAAATGGTACGGCGTACATACCTATTCAGGATTTGAAAACCGGGTCAAGCTTTCGCTCCAGGAGCGGATCAAGAACCTGGGGCTTGACGAACAGTTCGGCGATATCCTCATCCCTTCGGAGACCGTGGTCGAGCTGAAAAAAGGGGAGAAGCGGACTTCGACCCGCAAATTCTTCCCCGGCTATATCCTGGTCAACATGATACTCAACGACGAGACCTGGCATGTGGTGAAAGAGACCGCCAGGGTCACCGGTTTCGTCGGCGGCAACAATCCGGTAGTGATCCCTGAGGAAGAGGTGCAGAAGATCACCCGCCGCATGGAGGAAGGGGCGGAAAAACCCCGTCCCAAGGTCGAGTTTGAGGTCGGCGAAACCGTACGGGTTGTCGACGGGCCGTTCCTCAATTTCTCCGGCGTGGTGGAGGATGTGAAGCCGGACAAGGCCAAACTGCGGGTCATGGTCAGCATCTTCGGGCGGGCAACCCCCGTGGAGCTGGAATTCATGCAGGTGGAAAAACAATAG
- the rplK gene encoding 50S ribosomal protein L11, whose translation MAKKITGYIKLQIPAAKANPSPPIGPALGQHGVNIMEFCKAFNAKTQADEGTIIPVVITVFADRSFSFITKTPPAPILIKKALGIESGSSVPNKNKVGKLTKAQVEEIAKKKMPDLNAASLEAAMRTIEGTARSMGVDIV comes from the coding sequence ATGGCTAAGAAAATCACAGGGTATATCAAATTGCAGATTCCCGCTGCCAAGGCAAACCCGTCCCCCCCGATCGGACCTGCCCTGGGCCAGCACGGCGTCAATATAATGGAGTTCTGCAAGGCGTTCAATGCCAAAACCCAGGCAGACGAAGGGACCATCATCCCGGTCGTCATCACGGTGTTTGCTGACCGTTCGTTCAGCTTCATTACCAAGACTCCTCCGGCACCTATTCTGATCAAGAAGGCTTTGGGGATCGAGAGCGGCTCCAGTGTTCCCAACAAGAACAAGGTCGGCAAGCTTACCAAGGCGCAGGTCGAGGAGATAGCCAAGAAGAAGATGCCGGACCTGAACGCAGCCAGCCTTGAGGCGGCCATGCGGACCATCGAAGGCACCGCCCGCAGCATGGGCGTTGACATCGTTTAG